From a single Vanacampus margaritifer isolate UIUO_Vmar chromosome 15, RoL_Vmar_1.0, whole genome shotgun sequence genomic region:
- the LOC144035288 gene encoding uncharacterized protein LOC144035288, with amino-acid sequence MLTVKNEGELDGATPATSSSSRPSVKTTQTVRTMSNGGQTRVSMRVKTERTSATVNAESEEDRVARRREHWRLKKREQRAKMAARLAKAKEKVTPVITASAHVLLDANQCGQTQTLRKSARRTRESAREPPNFVPLSIIPQCRTARQRSLEAQKHFKVKSLSTPSPLKMRRIPLMDTRDTPEQIIAKQREYWRIKKQEQRAKMSKEAKARLKEKDSLKRRVKRYQKILEEMRRARASGVGLETIGGFIKEDGTVSVNVPQTQSLNGISRKDTLEVSDIRVLMSAPTRSTKSTPVQSFSHLTLTCPRGQRKPGFPDAAVRVGRAGCVMKMLVSGKSLSKEDRIAKQREYWRVSKRQQRAARAARLRQMVAEAKFGPSVQRSKTLRPACQAPLLNMNETTTAIKQEPDLNPAPEQDNCPDLKPPLLAPKPEPDPTLAADCQATSLLAVASMKKLLEDSLSTVNDSKDQEPDVGMKVKVEPDESEVKETPDRTELAPVVQVRDLDAVPRHRLIAAMSLQKKREYWKLMKRQQRARQKERLGKGGGGRGGGGGRGGGGGHLPLRGNQAAALATRSTNVTKTPVKLLPKPPFKSPETLAVKPPIRGNCADLDPALPTLKPPDNPLSSIILHPIEPPAPLKQFWPSLAPVNTLRPPKRHPEESDEDFLKRKREYWRVKKKEQRHKKSMGEKGTPQTSGPCVLPAPNLQDFCQRAVSDPLSEASEHLISNSVEGGADSHYTAPLQDELLLAGDERPPGEEGHVSEATWRNFYLMDYDPLNQLLVCMACGELQHSQSLEGATAHIDEAHPHTRALEPAERRRILEAWDEQVSRRERFFTRQLQRSDATLAETYRN; translated from the exons ATGCTAACGGTCAAGAACGAAGGCGAGTTGGATGGCGCCACCCCGGCGACTTCCAGTTCGTCACGCCCCTCGGTTAAGACCACTCAGACTGTCAGGACGATGTCCAACGGTGGCCAAACGCGAGTCTCCATGCGGGTCAAAACCGAACGCACGTCGGCGACCGTGAATGCTGAGTCCGAGGAGGATCGAGTGGCCCGTCGCCGGGAGCACTGGAGGCTGAAAAAGCGAGAGCAGCGGGCCAAGATGGCGGCGAGGCTGGCCAAAGCCAAAGAGAAAGTCACGCCGGTGATAACCGCGTCTGCTCACGTTCTCCTTGATGCCAATCAGTGTGGCCAAACGCAGACGTTGCGCAAATCCGCACGAAGGACGAGAGAATCAGCGAGAGAGCCTCCAAATTTTGTGCCTCTGTCAATCATCCCTCAATGCAGAACAGCTCGGCAGAGATCCTTGGAAGcgcaaaaacatttcaaagtcAAATCACTGTCCACGCCCTCGCCGTTGAAGATGAGAAGAATCCCTCTGATGGACACGAGGGACACTCCGGAGCAGATCATCGCCAAACAGAGAGAGTACTGGCGGATTAAAAAACAGGAGCAGCGGGCCAAGATGTCGAAGGAGGCGAAGGCCCGCCTCAAGGAGAAGGACTCCCTGAAGCGACGAGTCAAACGCTACCAGAAAATCCTGGAGGAGATGAGGAGGGCCCGAGCATCAGGGGTCGGCCTGGAGACCATCGGCGGCTTCATCAAAGAGGACGGGACGGTGTCTGTGAACGTTCCCCAGACGCAATCCTTAAATGGTATCTCGAGGAAAGATACGCTTGAGGTTTCTGATATCAGAGTCCTCATGAGCGCGCCCACCCGAAGCACAAAGTCCACACCGGTCCAATCTTTCAGTCACCTCACCCTCACTTGTCCTCGGGGCCAGCGCAAGCCCGGCTTTCCTGACGCAGCCGTCCGGGTCGGCCGGGCTGGCTGCGTCATGAAAATGCTGGTTTCGGGTAAATCGTTGAGCAAGGAAGACCGGATAGCGAAGCAGCGCGAGTACTGGAGGGTGTCGAAGCGGCAACAGAGGGCGGCCCGGGCAGCCCGCCTGAGGCAAATGGTCGCCGAGGCCAAATTCGGCCCGTCGGTCCAAAGGAGCAAAACCTTGAGACCTGCGTGCCAAGCGCCTCTCTTGAACATGAACGAGACGACTACCGCCATCAAACAGGAGCCTGACTTGAATCCTGCGCCGGAACAGGACAACTGTCCAGACCTCAAGCCTCCGCTTCTGGCGCCCAAGCCCGAGCCTGACCCGACTTTGGCTGCGGACTGCCAGGCGACCTCTCTGCTGGCGGTGGCTTCTATGAAGAAGCTCCTGGAGGATTCTCTGAGCACAGTGAACGACAGCAAAGACCAAGAGCCCGACGTTGGAATGAAGGTTAAAGTGGAGCCCGATGAATCGGAGGTGAAAGAAACGCCTGACAGAACTGAGTTAGCCCCCGTTGTGCAAGTTCGAGACCTCGATGCGGTGCCCCGGCATCGCCTCATCGCGGCGATGAGCCTGCAGAAGAAGCGGGAATATTGGAAGCTGATGAAGAGGCAGCAGAGGGCTCGGCAGAAGGAGAGGCTGGGCAAGGGCGGCGGTGGgcgtggcggcggcggtgggcgtggcggcggcggtgggcATCTTCCACTCAGGGGCAACCAG GCTGCAGCTCTCGCCACGCGCTCCACAAACGTTACAAAGACTCCCGTGAAGCTCCTCCCAAAGCCGCCTTTCAAATCGCCCGAAACCCTCGCCGTCAAACCCCCCATCCGCGGGAATTGCGCCGACTTGGACCCCGCGCTGCCCACTCTGAAACCCCCGGACAACCCGCTTTCCAGCATAATCCTGCACCCCATCGAGCCCCCCGCCCCTTTGAAACAATTCTGGCCGTCCCTGGCGCCGGTTAACACCTTGAGACCTCCCAAGCGCCACCCCGAGGAGTCCGACGAGGACTTTCTGAAGCGGAAGCGCGAGTACTGGAGGGTCAAAAAGAAGGAGCAGAGACACAAGAAGTCTATGGGTGAGAAAGGGACCCCTCAGACGAGCGGGCCCTGCGTGTTGCCCGCTCCGAATCTGCAG GATTTTTGTCAGCGGGCCGTGTCCGACCCTTTGAGTGAGGCGTCCGAACATCTTATCAG CAATTCAGTGGAGGGCGGGGCCGACTCTCACTACACAGCACCACTGCAAG ATGAGCTTTTGTTAGCCGGCGACGAGCGCCCGCCCGGCGAGGAAGGCCACGTGTCGGAGGCCACGTGGAGGAACTTCTACCTCATGGACTACGACCCCCTCAATCAGCTGCTGGTGTGCATGGCGTGCGGCGAGCTGCAGCACTCGCAGAGCCTGGAGGGCGCGACGGCGCACATCGACGAGGCCCACCCGCACACGCGCGCCCTGGAGCCCGCCGAGCGCCGCCGCATCCTGGAGGCCTGGGACGAGCAGGTGTCCCGGCGCGAGCGCTTCTTCACCAGGCAGCTCCAGCGGAGCGACGCAACTCTGGCAG